Part of the Bacillus sp. N1-1 genome, AAGTAGTCAGCTTTTGAATTTTATCTTTGATCCAAACATCCCATTCCTCTTTGCTATTTCCAACGAAAAAGGAGTCATAGGCCTGTCTCTTTTCACCACGTAAATGCCCAATGGCCACCCCACCTACACCGATTGTTAAACCTGAGAAACGCTGATCAAGGCGATCAACGAGGTCAAGGCATCTTGGTAAGTTTGCCATTAACGTACATGATAAAAATAACATTTTCGGATCTGTATCTTCCACAACCGTCTCAATATCATCCTCAGGTATGCTTGATCCTAGATAAATGACTTCAAACCCTTTTCTCCTTAAGTAAAGAGTGAAAATCAACAAACCAAGTTCATGGTATTCTCCTGACGAGCAAACCGCCATCACTTTCGGAAGATAACCATCAACAGGAAGAGTGTGAAATATCATCCCAATTCTTGATCGTAGAAAAGCACTTGTAAAATGTTCATGTGCAATCGTAATTTTTTCATTTTCCCAAAGATCTCCTACCCTAACTAATAGCTGGGCAAGGATGTCATGTACTACCTTATCAATGCTAAACACTGAAAACGCCTGATTCAATAAATCCTGAGCTTTATTCTCGTCGAAAGCAAGTAGCGCTTCTAATATTTCATCAGCTAGTATATGAGCTCGATCTCTTTCCATGTCAATTCCCATACTATCTGTATCTGTTGAATCATTCCCATTTTCAAGCAATTCTACAGCTTGACTAATTGTAAAACCTTGCTCTGTTTTTTGGACAAGCCATTTTAAGATAGACATATGTTCTTCCGAATAAAGACGATGACCTGCCTCATTTCTTATCGGAGAAATAATATTATAACGCCTTTCCCATGCCCTTAAGGTCCCAGGTTGTATTCCTAATTTCTTCGAGACCGCTTTTATATTATACTTACCTGCAGACATCGTCATCTTCCCCTCTAGTACAGCCCTTATCACACCTAGTATAAGGGGTGAATGATGTTTGTGTAAACTTTGTATAAGCAAATCGCTACTTTTTTGTATTTATTTCCTTTTTAATATAAAAATATGTGATTCTGCAGGAGCCATCAGTCTTAAAGGTAACGTTGTCGTACCATACCCATTACTAATGACAACCGTCGTTCCTTTAACTTTTTTAATGCCACCTTTTTCTCGAATTCCCCAACCAAATAAACGAATTTGTCCTCCATGAGTGTGACCAGAAAGAATAAGTTGTATTCCACTATTGTCAGGCCAGTTCTGCTTAATATCAGGGTTATGGCTGATCAGTATTTTTGTTTTTTCGGTGGCTTCTTTAACTGCATCCTCTAGTGAGTCATTTTCTGTTGAAAGATCGTCAATCCCCATTAAACTTATTCCCTCGTCACCATTGTTAAGGTTTATTGCTCGATTTTTAAGGATGATAATATCTTCATCCATTAACAGCTTTTCAAGTTTTACGGGGTCTTCTTCGTAATCATTATTTCCCCATACAAAGTAACAAGGTGCTATTGCCCTTAGAGATTTTAAATTATAGCGAACTTTCTCAAAAGAAACCCCTTTTTCCATAACATCTCCACCAATAACGATAATGTCAACCTGATGTCTTACTTTTTCTAATACTTTGTTTGATATATATCGATTATGAGTATCCGAAATAAAAAAGATTCGATATGAATCGAAACTTTCTGGTAAATTTTCGACATCAATCTCTTTCGTAACGACTCTGTTAAGATGTGCTTCAATCCACATATAGATTAGTAGCACTATTCCAATTAAAACAAGGCCAACAAAATAAATCATGTATCATTACTCCTCTGAAAGCGTTTCAATTCTCTTGCCGCTCTTATATTAGCAGTTAAAACTCCGTAACTAAATGCCATCACAAGTGAAGCAAGTGACAACCATTTATTCGTTTCAAATAATACCCAATAAGCAACAATTAATAAACTTCCTTCTATCAACAAAGTAATCAAGTGAGCTTTATTATTAATCCCTAATGCAAGAAACCCCTCCACATGCTCTCTAATAACGCGAGCTACAAAAAGAAAACCAAACAAAAAACAAAGCGCTCCAAAACCATAACGCCCGCTGTTTAGCATGAGGTCTGTGAATGTCATGCTTTTAAAATTTAAATTACTTTCAGCTATAAACAACAAGCAAAAAATCGCTACAATTCTTATTATTAGAAGCGGCATAGTAAAACCCCCCACTCTAACATATGTAAGAGTAGGAGGCTTTATGGGTACTATTCACTCATACTTCTTTTATATCAAGAACTTTAAATCCATTCTGTTCAAGTTTTGCAATGAATTGATCAATATTTTCCTTTTTCTCAATCTTCATTACAATTCTCCTGACATTCTGGTTAGACTCATCGAATGTGGACAGCGAAATAATATTTTCATGAAAACTTTTTGCGATTTTAGCAAGCCTTGCAATTCTACCTTCTGTCTCTGAAGATGCAAAAGCGATTCTTATGCCCGGCTTACGCATGCCAAATGCACTCTGAAATTGATCAAGTATATCAGATCGCGTAATGATGCCAATAAAATGCTCATTTTGATCGACGACTGCTATGAGAGGAGCATTCTTTGCTAAAAGAAGAGTATTCTCAAACACTTCTTCTTGATCAACTGTCACATCTTTTTGGTAGGCAATTTCACCTGCATTTGTTTCCGACAAGAATTTTTCTTTATCTGTCATATCACTTTTGAAAAAAGCTTTATAAATACGATTAAACGTTACAATTCCAACGTATTTTGTTCCTTTAACAACCGGTACACCATCGATTTCTCGTTCCTTTAATAATGTGAGTGTTTCATCCAACTTTGTGTCATCATTCACATAAACAGTTTCTCGAATTGGTTTCATTGCGCTTCGTACGTACATGGCTATCACCTCTTTGTAAGATCACTACTCTTAATTAATACCACATTTCTAAGATAATATCCTTCTAAAATGAAAATTAATGATGAAATGAATCGTTTTCTTCCGTAAATTGGGCTTTTAAATTTCTTGAAGATTCAGTCTTTTTGAGGTAAGATTAAATCATAACAAGATCACTTTGGAACGCACACAACAAAACGGAGATGATGGCTCAATGATTAATAAACTTAAAACCAAATCACTGTTAGGGAATGAAGACTTGGATTTCAACCGTCGATTGGGTATGCCCGTCGAAGTTTTCTGCCCAAAACTGAAAGATACTGTCGCCTTCGGAAAGATTGAGATGTTCGATGAAGATGAACTTTCTATAAACGGAAACAACTTCCAAATTGAACAGTACCTATTCTTTGGTTGTCCTGAGCAAAGGTAACAGTTTATTTATAATAAAGATTAATGTCGTATTCCTTTTTTAAATATTTAAACACAACATGACGACTTTCCCATTGTTTTTGACCTTCAAATATTTCATCACTTCGATCTAATATCTCCTGTCTTAAGGACTCAAATTCATCCTCAGCTTTCTTGCTTTTTTTAGAAAACTTCCTTAATTGAAAGTAAGTAACAATACTACTAATAACCAATATTAGCAGCATAGGAACCGAACTAAAAGTAAGTTCATTAACAAAAAAAGATGTGCTATTTTCTAGCTCATACCAAAAAAAACACCCCATGCTTACTAATAAAAACGCAAGAATATATCCGTAAGACTGTGATTTTGCTTTATACTGCTTTTCAACATTCTTTCGTTCCACTAATTCTTGCAACAGAACGATCGTTACTTTCGACTGTGGTTGTGGAAGGTTCCACTCTTTTAATGCGTCCACTTTATCCCCCCCTTTTGTTGAAACTAGTTTATGCAGGAGCTTAGTTTGTTACGACAGGGGGGAATAAATCAATTTAAACTATAGCGATTTTATAGAAAATATGAATACAACAGGAATAGAGAAACCATCCCAATAAACAGTAGTGCGAGTACTCGAATTAATGTGAAAGAAGGAATTTCTTTTTCTTCATTTCCCTTTCGACTCGACTGCTTTTTTTTCGTGCTTTTATTTCGATGGTATTCCTTCCTAGAAGGTAGTGGACTTTCGCTTTTCATTAAACTCACCTTTCATGATGTGATCATATTCGTGCTTTCTGCTTTATGAGACAGGCCATAACAAAATCGATTAAAAAATGAGCTGTGATTGTTGTCATTAGGTTATCCGTCACTTCATACAAAACACCGATTAAAAAACTAATCAAAACGACGGAACTAAATAAGACAGGTTTAGAAAGATACCGGACATGTATGAGCGCAAATAACAAACTTGAAAGGACTAAACCGAAACTTGTTTGGATAACACCTCTAAACAACAGCTCTTCACTAAATGAAATGATAGCACACAAAAAGAAAATATGAGAAATTGAAAGACGAGAAAAAATCCGCTCATTAATTCCTCCATCATCCAACATCTCTTGAGGTAGAGTCTTCATAAGAATGAGGTCAATACCAATCACAAGGAATGCTGTGCCTCCACCTAAAATGATTATCTCCGTCCAAGTAAAATTGATTAAATCTGCGAAAAACCACATATCTTGAAACAAAAATAAACTAATAATACCTGCTAGAATAACCAATATAATCTGAGTTAAATAAACATTCAATAATAGTTCTCGATCTGTTAACTGTTTTACTGCTTCAGCCTGTCGATTTCTCACCGTGATCCTCCTTGCTTACGGTAAGCATCCGCTTCAATTCAGCTTCCCAATCAAATGCATATTGGTCGGAAACGTTGATTTGATCACTACTTCCTTTATATTCTTGAAGGTTTAGCCCACAATAATCACAGCACGGTTCAATGATATGATTAGGTTCTCCAAACCTTTCTAATAAACCTTTTCTTCTACACCGTTTTTCTTCTAGCCAGCTTTTAAATCGAAACCATTTTAGAAGCTTTGCTTTTCTATGTCGTTCTATTGCTGTTAGAATTCTTGCTAAATTAATATCGACATCAAAAGATTGGATCACTCTTTCTTTGATTACGCCTATTCCCTCTAACTGATGAAGCAAGTAGCGCCATGCTGTCTCAGTGTAGCCAAATCGATCTCCTTCACGTTCGAGCTGATAACTAGAGTAAACTGTTCCTTCTCTCTCAAAAAAGTCGAGTAACACTTCTTTCACTTCATGTTCTTTTGGAAGCTCCGAATCAATAAAGGAAAGTGGTAAAAACTCGTCTTCTTCTGTGTATAAGTGAATGGCGATGGATGGTAATTGGTCCCTTCCCGCTCTCCCAATTTCTTGCAAATAGCTTTCAATTGTAGATGGTGGGTGAAAATGAATCACAAAGCGAATATTACTTTTGTTAATCCCCATCCCAAAAGCATTCGTTGAACAAATAATCGATAGCTCATCATTGAGAAACTGTTGTTGAATCAAGAGACGATCCTCCTGTTCCATTCCCGCATGATACGATGCACAATCTCTACCTTCACGACTCAATGCTTTCGCTAGTTTATCTGCCCAACTTCGACTTGAGAAATAAATTATACCTGGACCTTTCAGTTCAAGTGCGTATTCCTTAACCGCCTCGATTTTAGTTTCAAGAGAGGGGAGTTTTTCTAGCTTAATCGCTATATTAGGTCGGTCCA contains:
- a CDS encoding B12-binding domain-containing protein, which gives rise to MTMSAGKYNIKAVSKKLGIQPGTLRAWERRYNIISPIRNEAGHRLYSEEHMSILKWLVQKTEQGFTISQAVELLENGNDSTDTDSMGIDMERDRAHILADEILEALLAFDENKAQDLLNQAFSVFSIDKVVHDILAQLLVRVGDLWENEKITIAHEHFTSAFLRSRIGMIFHTLPVDGYLPKVMAVCSSGEYHELGLLIFTLYLRRKGFEVIYLGSSIPEDDIETVVEDTDPKMLFLSCTLMANLPRCLDLVDRLDQRFSGLTIGVGGVAIGHLRGEKRQAYDSFFVGNSKEEWDVWIKDKIQKLTT
- a CDS encoding metallophosphoesterase is translated as MIYFVGLVLIGIVLLIYMWIEAHLNRVVTKEIDVENLPESFDSYRIFFISDTHNRYISNKVLEKVRHQVDIIVIGGDVMEKGVSFEKVRYNLKSLRAIAPCYFVWGNNDYEEDPVKLEKLLMDEDIIILKNRAINLNNGDEGISLMGIDDLSTENDSLEDAVKEATEKTKILISHNPDIKQNWPDNSGIQLILSGHTHGGQIRLFGWGIREKGGIKKVKGTTVVISNGYGTTTLPLRLMAPAESHIFILKRK
- a CDS encoding CBS domain-containing protein, producing the protein MYVRSAMKPIRETVYVNDDTKLDETLTLLKEREIDGVPVVKGTKYVGIVTFNRIYKAFFKSDMTDKEKFLSETNAGEIAYQKDVTVDQEEVFENTLLLAKNAPLIAVVDQNEHFIGIITRSDILDQFQSAFGMRKPGIRIAFASSETEGRIARLAKIAKSFHENIISLSTFDESNQNVRRIVMKIEKKENIDQFIAKLEQNGFKVLDIKEV
- a CDS encoding DUF2663 family protein, with the translated sequence MDALKEWNLPQPQSKVTIVLLQELVERKNVEKQYKAKSQSYGYILAFLLVSMGCFFWYELENSTSFFVNELTFSSVPMLLILVISSIVTYFQLRKFSKKSKKAEDEFESLRQEILDRSDEIFEGQKQWESRHVVFKYLKKEYDINLYYK
- a CDS encoding CPBP family intramembrane glutamic endopeptidase, whose protein sequence is MRNRQAEAVKQLTDRELLLNVYLTQIILVILAGIISLFLFQDMWFFADLINFTWTEIIILGGGTAFLVIGIDLILMKTLPQEMLDDGGINERIFSRLSISHIFFLCAIISFSEELLFRGVIQTSFGLVLSSLLFALIHVRYLSKPVLFSSVVLISFLIGVLYEVTDNLMTTITAHFLIDFVMACLIKQKARI
- a CDS encoding ATP-dependent DNA helicase RecQ, yielding MSLSDLLYQHFGYREFRYGQEEIITDVLNNRDVFAMLPTGAGKSLCYQLPLYAGISPILIVSPLVSLMEDQVQQLKAQGEKRVIALNGFLDFEKRKGILKNLSTFSFIYVSPEILQNKFVYQALKKLDIGLMVIDEAHCISQWGHDFRTDYLKLGAIREAFGHPPLLALTATATEDVRRDILRQLNMSDPAIHVHSVDRPNIAIKLEKLPSLETKIEAVKEYALELKGPGIIYFSSRSWADKLAKALSREGRDCASYHAGMEQEDRLLIQQQFLNDELSIICSTNAFGMGINKSNIRFVIHFHPPSTIESYLQEIGRAGRDQLPSIAIHLYTEEDEFLPLSFIDSELPKEHEVKEVLLDFFEREGTVYSSYQLEREGDRFGYTETAWRYLLHQLEGIGVIKERVIQSFDVDINLARILTAIERHRKAKLLKWFRFKSWLEEKRCRRKGLLERFGEPNHIIEPCCDYCGLNLQEYKGSSDQINVSDQYAFDWEAELKRMLTVSKEDHGEKSTG